One Streptomyces sp. RPA4-2 genomic window carries:
- a CDS encoding AAA family ATPase — MKRILVVGITGAGKTTMAQSLAARLQLPFHEMDALKFTGPQWASNPGLQQQVASIAATSGWIFDSFGYPEVRDLLWTHADTVIWLDYPRSVIMPRILRRSLRRTLLRERIFGGNLETVSGWFGSDHPVWWAWSQHGARRSEIGRRAQDPRFAPLQVIRFRSPRRADEWLRTLREDGSGV; from the coding sequence GTGAAACGCATCTTGGTCGTCGGCATCACCGGGGCCGGGAAGACCACCATGGCGCAGTCCCTCGCCGCACGGCTTCAGCTGCCTTTCCACGAGATGGACGCCCTGAAGTTCACCGGCCCGCAGTGGGCGTCCAACCCCGGTCTGCAGCAGCAGGTGGCCTCGATCGCGGCCACCTCGGGGTGGATCTTCGACTCCTTCGGCTACCCGGAAGTCCGCGATCTGCTGTGGACGCATGCCGACACGGTGATCTGGCTCGACTACCCCAGATCCGTGATCATGCCCCGTATTCTGCGCAGGTCGTTGCGCCGGACCCTGCTGCGCGAGCGCATCTTCGGCGGCAACCTGGAGACCGTGTCCGGCTGGTTCGGAAGCGACCACCCGGTGTGGTGGGCCTGGTCCCAGCACGGCGCGCGGCGGTCGGAGATCGGCCGACGCGCCCAGGATCCGCGCTTCGCGCCGCTCCAGGTCATCCGCTTCCGCTCACCGCGACGCGCGGACGAATGGCTGCGAACCCTGCGTGAGGACGGGTCCGGCGTCTGA
- a CDS encoding CsbD family protein, whose protein sequence is MGKSSMDKAKGKAKEMAGKATGNERMEAEGKTDQAKANVRDAAEKARGKAAGARDSLRDKH, encoded by the coding sequence ATGGGCAAGAGTTCCATGGACAAGGCCAAGGGCAAGGCCAAGGAGATGGCCGGCAAGGCCACCGGCAACGAGCGCATGGAAGCCGAGGGCAAGACCGACCAGGCCAAGGCCAACGTCCGCGACGCCGCGGAGAAGGCCCGCGGCAAGGCCGCAGGTGCTCGCGACTCACTCCGCGACAAGCACTGA
- a CDS encoding carboxylesterase/lipase family protein translates to MTGRPRSGAGTAAYVVDTAGGKVRGAEIGDGVLGWRGIPYAAPPVGSLRLRPPRRPEAWSGVREATALGAPAPQPPMLLPAVTEDPPSPDAPTLPEPSEDCLYLNVTAPADAEARPVLLWIHGGGYQVGTGTDIAGDGAALARAHGVVVVTFNYRLGALGFLALDGEEHTGAFGLHDQIAALRWVRENIAGFGGDPDRITLYGLSAGAKSVANLLASPLTRGMIHRAVSSSGGADHVADRAQDTDLTRRFLRVLGAGAADGIREVPAEEILGAQNAVGEGVRAAWLWRPSIDGLALTRKPLDALAAGAAAGVALLAQTCVNECALYQLLAPDAAEQADRVLEEYFGAAARDHILAVYAEHPSGPARDPVGSRVDVMTDERYGIPATRLADAQSAHAPVWRSRYDMPLTGLPPSVVPGGVLPAIHGTDGDAMWLGGPGVNGLLHEAFGAFVTDGVPAAEGLPDWPAYTTGRRATMVFGPAGPRSVDDPRGTRRAAWHGREWQSGTWWSLDDLATGLYG, encoded by the coding sequence ATGACGGGGAGGCCACGGTCCGGCGCGGGCACGGCGGCGTACGTCGTCGACACCGCGGGCGGGAAGGTGCGCGGTGCCGAGATCGGCGACGGCGTCCTCGGCTGGCGCGGCATCCCGTACGCGGCCCCTCCCGTGGGTTCGCTGCGGCTGCGGCCACCGAGGCGGCCCGAGGCGTGGAGCGGAGTACGCGAGGCCACGGCACTTGGGGCCCCCGCCCCGCAGCCGCCCATGCTCCTGCCCGCCGTGACGGAGGACCCCCCGTCGCCCGACGCGCCCACGCTGCCCGAGCCGTCGGAGGACTGCCTGTACCTCAACGTGACGGCTCCGGCGGACGCCGAGGCCCGTCCCGTGCTGCTGTGGATCCACGGTGGTGGCTACCAGGTCGGTACCGGCACCGACATCGCCGGGGACGGCGCGGCCCTCGCACGCGCCCACGGTGTGGTCGTGGTGACGTTCAACTACCGTTTGGGCGCACTGGGGTTCCTCGCGCTGGACGGGGAGGAGCACACCGGTGCCTTCGGTCTGCACGACCAGATCGCCGCGTTGCGCTGGGTCCGCGAGAACATCGCCGGCTTCGGCGGCGACCCGGACCGGATCACGCTCTACGGTCTGTCCGCCGGCGCCAAGTCCGTCGCCAACCTGCTCGCCTCGCCCCTCACCCGAGGCATGATCCACCGGGCCGTCTCGTCGAGCGGCGGGGCCGACCACGTCGCCGACCGGGCCCAGGACACCGACCTGACCCGGCGGTTCCTGCGCGTGCTGGGAGCCGGGGCGGCGGACGGCATCCGCGAGGTGCCCGCGGAGGAGATCCTCGGCGCGCAGAACGCGGTCGGCGAGGGAGTGCGGGCCGCCTGGCTGTGGCGGCCCTCCATCGACGGGCTCGCCCTCACCCGCAAACCCCTGGACGCCCTCGCGGCGGGCGCCGCCGCCGGCGTCGCGCTGCTGGCCCAGACGTGCGTCAACGAATGCGCGCTCTACCAACTCCTCGCTCCCGACGCGGCCGAGCAGGCGGACCGCGTCCTGGAGGAGTACTTCGGCGCCGCCGCGCGCGACCACATCCTCGCCGTCTACGCGGAGCACCCGTCCGGACCGGCCCGCGATCCGGTCGGGTCGCGGGTCGACGTGATGACCGACGAGCGGTACGGAATCCCCGCGACGCGGCTCGCCGACGCCCAGTCCGCCCACGCGCCCGTCTGGCGTTCCCGGTACGACATGCCCCTGACCGGGCTCCCGCCGAGTGTCGTCCCCGGCGGGGTCCTGCCCGCGATCCACGGTACGGACGGTGACGCGATGTGGCTCGGCGGTCCGGGGGTCAACGGCCTGCTCCACGAGGCCTTCGGGGCCTTCGTCACCGACGGTGTGCCCGCCGCCGAGGGGCTGCCGGACTGGCCCGCGTACACCACCGGCCGGCGCGCCACCATGGTCTTCGGCCCCGCCGGGCCCCGCTCGGTCGACGACCCGCGCGGTACGCGCCGTGCCGCCTGGCACGGTCGCGAGTGGCAGTCGGGGACCTGGTGGTCCCTCGACGACCTCGCGACCGGGCTGTACGGCTGA
- a CDS encoding SDR family NAD(P)-dependent oxidoreductase, with protein sequence MADFSSRTGAAFVAGGTGGIGAAVVRTLAERGSDVAFTYRASRAGADALAAEVREHGRQVLALRLDLTDETATAEAVSEAADAFGGLHTVVYAAGPHVPMVHLSQVTPRQFKAQLDADALAFFHLVHPSLPRLRESRGSIVAVTTVATRRFPVRDGLSSGTKGAVEAVARALAAEEGRYGVRVNCVAPGMLTDGIAARLISSGELDERALRITRHNIPLRRFGEATDIAEAVAFLASDRAGFITGQALGVDGGYSV encoded by the coding sequence ATGGCGGACTTCTCCAGCAGGACCGGTGCCGCGTTCGTGGCGGGCGGCACCGGTGGTATCGGCGCGGCCGTCGTCCGTACGCTGGCCGAGCGCGGCAGCGACGTGGCGTTCACGTACCGCGCCAGCCGGGCCGGGGCCGACGCGCTCGCCGCCGAAGTGCGCGAGCACGGGCGTCAAGTCCTCGCACTGCGCCTCGATCTGACCGATGAGACGGCCACGGCGGAAGCGGTCTCCGAGGCCGCCGACGCCTTCGGCGGCCTCCACACGGTGGTGTACGCGGCCGGCCCGCACGTGCCGATGGTGCACCTCAGCCAGGTGACACCTCGTCAGTTCAAGGCCCAACTCGACGCGGACGCACTGGCGTTCTTCCACCTCGTCCATCCCTCGCTGCCGCGGCTGCGGGAGAGCCGGGGCAGCATCGTCGCCGTCACCACCGTGGCCACCCGCAGGTTCCCGGTCCGCGACGGGCTCTCCTCGGGCACCAAGGGTGCGGTCGAGGCGGTCGCGCGGGCTCTGGCGGCCGAGGAGGGCCGGTACGGGGTCCGGGTGAACTGCGTCGCCCCGGGCATGCTGACCGACGGCATCGCCGCCCGGCTGATCTCCTCCGGCGAACTCGACGAGAGGGCCCTGCGGATCACCCGCCACAACATCCCGCTACGGCGCTTCGGCGAGGCGACGGACATCGCGGAGGCGGTGGCGTTCCTGGCCTCGGACCGCGCCGGTTTCATCACGGGGCAGGCGCTGGGAGTGGACGGCGGCTACAGCGTGTAG
- a CDS encoding DUF4360 domain-containing protein has product MAGGLLLGGAIAALFATALPGQDPSSGIVDPPPDKIVIKVATVNGSGCPQGTAAVAVSPDNTAFTVTYSEYLAQVGGASEPTAFRKNCQLNLIVHVPQGFTYAIASADYRGFASLQRGASSTEKASYYFQGSSNTAAITHPFGGPYNDNWQATDVTDWAQLVWAPCGVQRNFNINTELRVNAGTSAPGSTSFMTMDSTDGDISTVYHLAWKECPGS; this is encoded by the coding sequence ATGGCTGGTGGGCTGCTTCTGGGTGGCGCGATCGCCGCCCTGTTCGCCACCGCACTGCCCGGACAGGATCCGTCCTCCGGGATCGTCGACCCTCCTCCGGACAAGATCGTCATCAAGGTGGCCACCGTGAACGGCTCCGGCTGCCCGCAGGGCACCGCGGCCGTCGCGGTGTCCCCGGACAACACGGCCTTCACCGTCACCTACAGTGAATACCTCGCCCAGGTGGGCGGAGCCTCCGAGCCCACCGCGTTCCGCAAGAACTGCCAGCTCAACCTGATCGTCCACGTACCGCAGGGCTTCACGTACGCCATCGCCAGCGCCGACTACCGAGGCTTCGCCTCGCTCCAGCGCGGCGCCAGCAGCACCGAGAAGGCCTCGTACTACTTCCAGGGGTCCTCGAACACGGCGGCCATCACGCATCCCTTCGGCGGCCCGTACAACGACAACTGGCAGGCCACCGACGTCACGGACTGGGCCCAACTGGTCTGGGCCCCCTGTGGTGTTCAGCGGAACTTCAACATCAACACCGAGTTGCGCGTCAACGCGGGTACCTCGGCGCCGGGCAGCACCAGCTTCATGACCATGGACTCGACGGACGGCGACATCAGCACCGTCTACCACCTGGCCTGGAAGGAGTGCCCCGGATCGTGA
- a CDS encoding chaplin, with the protein MRIRLMAAAGLASVALAATAGTASAADPDPVGAAVGSPGLLSGNVIQIPVDLGLNLCGDTVDVVGLLNPATGSACANN; encoded by the coding sequence ATGCGTATTCGTCTGATGGCCGCTGCCGGACTGGCGAGCGTGGCCCTCGCGGCCACCGCCGGGACCGCCTCCGCCGCCGACCCCGACCCGGTCGGTGCCGCCGTGGGCAGCCCCGGTCTCCTGTCCGGCAACGTCATTCAGATCCCCGTCGACCTCGGCCTCAACCTCTGTGGCGACACGGTCGACGTGGTGGGCCTGTTGAACCCGGCGACGGGTAGCGCCTGCGCGAACAACTGA
- a CDS encoding flotillin family protein codes for MFGYRVPAPDEAMLISGGRRGLGGAPFRVVTGHGKFVLPVFRKTRFLTLSMCEAEVTETCVTKQGIALHVRAVIAFKVGNDHESIINAGQRFLSDQDQMSVLTGRIFAGHLRAIIGSMTVEEIVTERQKLAAEVLDTSKIEMAKIGLIVDSLQIQSIDDGDTGYIEAMSAPHKAAIQRQAQIAQAQATQASVEAEQVAARNQAEYARQTAIVKAEYSAEVDRAQAQAAQAGPLAQAHAQQEVLAAQTELAQKAAQLRQQQLVAEIVKPAEAEAERIKVLAIADAERMKIQAEAAASHDRVALDRMLIDQLPLIVKEAAGGLAGANVNVLNGADGLGEIAAGLVAQGLTILDSVRQNLNGNNSEGRSGKSEALLELPGYLRSPEKGADGNESQDGSSSQG; via the coding sequence ATGTTCGGTTACCGCGTTCCCGCACCCGACGAGGCGATGCTGATCTCGGGCGGCAGGCGGGGACTGGGGGGCGCGCCGTTCCGCGTGGTGACGGGTCACGGCAAGTTCGTGCTCCCGGTTTTCCGCAAGACCCGTTTCCTGACCCTTTCGATGTGTGAGGCGGAGGTCACCGAGACCTGTGTGACCAAGCAGGGAATCGCGCTGCACGTCCGCGCGGTGATCGCGTTCAAGGTCGGCAACGACCACGAGAGCATCATCAACGCGGGCCAGCGGTTCCTGTCCGACCAGGACCAGATGTCGGTGCTGACCGGCCGGATCTTCGCCGGTCATCTGCGCGCCATCATCGGCTCGATGACGGTCGAGGAGATCGTCACCGAACGTCAGAAGCTCGCCGCGGAGGTCCTGGACACCTCGAAGATCGAGATGGCCAAGATCGGTCTGATCGTGGACTCGCTGCAGATCCAGTCGATCGACGACGGCGACACCGGTTACATCGAGGCCATGTCCGCGCCGCACAAGGCCGCCATCCAGCGGCAGGCCCAGATCGCGCAGGCCCAGGCCACCCAGGCCTCGGTCGAGGCCGAGCAGGTGGCCGCGCGCAACCAGGCCGAGTACGCCCGGCAGACCGCGATAGTGAAGGCGGAGTACTCGGCCGAGGTGGACCGCGCGCAGGCGCAGGCGGCCCAGGCCGGACCGCTGGCGCAGGCCCACGCGCAGCAGGAGGTGCTCGCGGCGCAGACCGAACTGGCCCAGAAGGCGGCCCAGTTGCGCCAACAGCAGCTGGTGGCCGAGATCGTGAAGCCCGCCGAGGCGGAGGCCGAGCGGATCAAGGTGCTCGCCATCGCCGACGCGGAGCGCATGAAGATCCAGGCCGAGGCGGCGGCTTCGCACGACCGGGTGGCGCTGGACCGGATGCTGATCGACCAGCTCCCGCTGATCGTGAAGGAGGCCGCGGGCGGACTCGCGGGCGCCAACGTCAACGTCCTGAACGGCGCGGACGGCCTCGGTGAGATCGCCGCCGGCCTGGTCGCCCAGGGCCTGACGATCCTGGACTCGGTCCGTCAGAACCTGAACGGCAACAACTCCGAAGGCCGCTCCGGGAAGTCGGAGGCGCTGCTGGAGCTGCCCGGATACCTGCGGTCGCCGGAGAAGGGCGCCGACGGGAACGAGTCGCAGGACGGCTCGTCTTCGCAGGGCTGA